A region of Paenibacillus thiaminolyticus DNA encodes the following proteins:
- the acnA gene encoding aconitate hydratase AcnA, translating into MARTDAFSTARELKVDGKSYRYYSLEALGAQGYQGIDRLPFSIKVLLEAAVRQFDGRAITKDHVNQIAKWAEGQDENKEIPFIPSRIVLQDFTGVPVVVDLAAMRDTVKKAGGDPKRINPLVPVDLVIDHSVMVDAFGSDQALEYNMNVEFERNEERYRFLRWAQTAFDNFRAVPPATGIVHQVNLEYLASVAATKEVDGVTEVFPDSLVGTDSHTTMINGLGVVGWGVGGIEAEAGMLGQPLYFITPEVIGFKLTGTLAEGATATDLALTVTQMLRKKGVVGKFVEFFGPGLESISLADRATVANMAPEYGATIGFFPVDHETLNYLRLTGRTEEQVALVEAYYKAQGMFRYADTPDPVFTDIIELDLSSVVPSLAGPKRPQDRVELSNMKQSFLDIVRTPVDKGGYGLSDSKIEQKVPVSHPNGETSQLSTGAVVIAAITSCTNTSNPSVMIGAGLVAKKAVERGLRKPAYVKSSLTPGSLVVTEYLKKSGLMDSLEQLGFHVAGYGCATCIGNSGPLPDEVGQAIADHDMTVAAVLSGNRNFEGRIHAQVKANYLASPPLVVAYALAGTVNIDLDNEPIGYDKNNQPVYLKDIWPSSEEIKQAMAQAINASMFRDKYEHVFTQNERWNAIPVPEGELYEWDGKSTYIQNPPFFENLGTQLGDIADIENARVLALLGDSVTTDHISPAGNIKADSPAGEYLIANGVQRKDFNSYGSRRGNHEVMMRGTFANIRIRNQVAPGTEGGVTKYLPNDEIMSIYDASMKYQGENTNLVVLAGKEYGTGSSRDWAAKGTYLLGVKAVIAESFERIHRSNLVGMGVLPLQFQEGHSWKALGIDGTEVFSINGLSNDIQPGQTLQVTATRQDGTTFEFPVTVRLDSMVDVDYYHNGGILQTVLRQMIAGEKANA; encoded by the coding sequence ATGGCAAGAACAGATGCTTTCTCTACGGCCCGCGAACTGAAGGTCGACGGCAAGTCGTACCGCTACTACAGCCTGGAAGCATTGGGCGCGCAAGGCTACCAAGGAATTGATCGCCTTCCGTTCTCGATCAAAGTCCTGCTTGAGGCTGCCGTTCGCCAATTCGATGGCCGGGCGATTACGAAAGATCACGTCAATCAAATTGCAAAATGGGCGGAAGGTCAAGATGAAAATAAGGAAATTCCGTTCATTCCATCCCGCATCGTTCTTCAGGACTTCACCGGCGTTCCGGTTGTCGTCGACCTGGCGGCTATGCGTGATACGGTGAAAAAAGCGGGCGGCGATCCGAAGCGCATCAATCCGCTCGTTCCGGTCGATCTCGTTATCGACCACTCGGTAATGGTCGACGCTTTCGGTTCGGATCAAGCTTTGGAATATAACATGAACGTGGAATTCGAGCGCAACGAAGAGCGCTACCGCTTCCTGCGCTGGGCTCAGACGGCATTCGATAATTTCCGTGCGGTGCCGCCGGCTACCGGTATCGTTCACCAGGTGAACCTGGAATATCTGGCTTCCGTGGCCGCGACCAAGGAAGTCGACGGCGTAACCGAAGTCTTCCCTGACTCCCTCGTCGGTACGGATTCCCATACGACGATGATCAACGGTCTCGGCGTGGTTGGCTGGGGCGTTGGCGGGATCGAGGCTGAAGCCGGCATGCTCGGCCAGCCGCTCTACTTCATTACGCCGGAAGTCATCGGCTTCAAATTGACGGGAACGCTTGCAGAGGGCGCGACAGCGACCGACCTGGCGCTGACCGTTACGCAAATGCTGCGCAAAAAGGGCGTCGTCGGCAAATTCGTCGAGTTCTTCGGACCGGGCCTTGAATCGATCAGCCTGGCGGACCGGGCGACCGTCGCCAATATGGCTCCGGAATACGGCGCGACGATCGGATTTTTCCCGGTAGACCATGAGACGTTGAACTATCTTCGCCTCACCGGCCGCACCGAGGAGCAAGTCGCTCTCGTGGAAGCCTACTACAAGGCGCAAGGCATGTTCCGCTATGCGGATACGCCGGACCCTGTCTTCACCGATATCATTGAGCTGGATCTGAGCTCGGTCGTGCCGAGCCTTGCCGGACCGAAGCGTCCGCAAGACCGCGTCGAGCTGTCGAATATGAAGCAATCCTTCCTCGATATCGTCCGCACGCCGGTCGACAAAGGCGGATACGGCTTGAGCGACAGCAAAATCGAACAGAAAGTGCCAGTATCTCATCCGAACGGTGAGACAAGCCAACTGTCGACAGGCGCCGTCGTCATCGCGGCGATTACGAGCTGCACGAACACATCCAACCCAAGCGTTATGATCGGTGCGGGCCTCGTGGCGAAGAAGGCTGTCGAGCGCGGACTGCGCAAGCCGGCTTACGTGAAGAGCAGCTTGACTCCGGGTTCCTTGGTTGTAACGGAATATTTGAAGAAATCCGGTCTGATGGATTCGCTGGAGCAGCTCGGCTTCCATGTCGCCGGCTACGGCTGCGCAACGTGTATCGGGAACTCCGGTCCGCTGCCGGATGAAGTGGGCCAAGCGATTGCCGATCATGACATGACGGTCGCGGCGGTTCTGTCCGGTAACCGGAACTTCGAGGGCCGCATTCACGCGCAAGTAAAAGCGAACTACCTGGCTTCGCCTCCGCTCGTCGTCGCCTACGCGCTCGCGGGCACAGTCAATATCGACCTGGATAACGAGCCAATCGGCTACGACAAGAACAACCAGCCTGTATATTTGAAAGATATCTGGCCTTCTTCGGAAGAGATCAAGCAGGCGATGGCGCAAGCGATCAACGCTTCGATGTTCCGCGACAAATACGAGCATGTCTTCACGCAGAACGAGCGCTGGAATGCGATTCCGGTTCCGGAAGGCGAGCTGTATGAGTGGGATGGGAAGTCTACCTATATCCAAAATCCGCCGTTCTTCGAGAATCTGGGTACTCAGCTCGGAGACATCGCCGATATCGAGAATGCCCGCGTCCTGGCGCTGCTTGGCGATTCCGTGACCACGGACCACATCTCGCCGGCCGGCAATATCAAAGCGGACAGCCCGGCAGGGGAATACCTGATCGCGAACGGCGTTCAGCGCAAAGACTTCAACTCTTACGGTTCCCGCCGCGGCAACCACGAGGTAATGATGCGCGGAACGTTCGCGAACATCCGCATCCGCAACCAGGTGGCTCCGGGCACCGAGGGCGGCGTCACGAAGTATTTGCCGAACGACGAGATTATGTCCATTTACGATGCGTCCATGAAATATCAAGGAGAGAACACGAACCTTGTTGTCCTTGCCGGTAAAGAATACGGCACAGGCAGCTCCCGCGACTGGGCGGCGAAGGGAACATACCTCCTTGGCGTCAAAGCGGTCATCGCCGAAAGCTTCGAGCGTATCCACCGCAGCAATCTGGTCGGCATGGGCGTGCTTCCGCTACAGTTCCAGGAAGGCCACAGCTGGAAGGCGCTCGGCATCGACGGCACGGAAGTGTTCAGCATCAACGGCTTGTCGAACGACATTCAGCCGGGGCAAACGCTGCAAGTCACAGCGACTCGCCAAGACGGCACGACATTCGAATTCCCGGTTACGGTCCGTCTGGACAGCATGGTCGACGTGGATTACTACCACAACGGCGGCATCCTGCAAACCGTACTGCGGCAAATGATTGCCGGAGAAAAGGCGAACGCGTAA
- a CDS encoding HEAT repeat domain-containing protein has protein sequence MFSSLGVALGFIYVCLGLIGIGVLILLLMKARNNRLAKHQEIYLEKHQPYFVYLQRHMLDPDPFQPPKGPLRTLEMRVIQEKLMEWMDKFSGEQQQKLTALCEDMGLVDRDIKELGSLFYSKQMKAAFRLGGMRSERAVPHLMKAMMQEKDGPLLQVLARSVAKCANEAEQLHTMLQQLTRHRQSHLLAAEVLEETRVNATPMLVRCLKDESDNMVKAALLALSGQTDVALTPALLPLVDSHDKEIRALAVKMLVRAGHALTENNIREWIKDPEWEIRAAVAEALGHSKNTDRIPVLKQALTDSNWWVRYYSANSLSNMGDEGFHALCEAALETDDHFKSDMAKDRIHKELLREHFFAGRREQGAGYQPKRIIYEQYFGEAAIAPLLGRVGGDYSA, from the coding sequence ATGTTTTCCAGTTTGGGAGTCGCTCTCGGCTTCATTTACGTTTGTCTTGGCTTGATTGGCATCGGTGTACTCATTTTGTTATTGATGAAAGCACGCAATAACCGGCTAGCCAAGCATCAGGAGATTTATTTGGAGAAGCATCAGCCCTATTTCGTGTATTTGCAGAGACATATGCTGGACCCGGATCCGTTCCAGCCTCCCAAGGGGCCTCTTCGTACGCTGGAGATGAGGGTGATTCAGGAGAAGCTGATGGAATGGATGGACAAATTCAGCGGGGAGCAGCAGCAGAAGCTGACGGCGCTCTGTGAAGACATGGGTCTGGTGGACCGCGATATTAAGGAGTTAGGCAGCCTGTTCTACTCCAAGCAGATGAAGGCGGCGTTCCGGCTGGGCGGAATGCGCTCCGAGCGGGCGGTTCCCCATCTGATGAAGGCGATGATGCAGGAGAAGGACGGTCCGCTCCTGCAGGTGCTGGCGCGTTCCGTGGCCAAATGCGCCAACGAGGCGGAGCAGCTCCATACGATGCTTCAGCAGTTGACGCGCCACCGCCAAAGCCATTTGCTGGCTGCGGAGGTGTTGGAAGAGACGCGGGTGAACGCGACCCCGATGCTCGTCCGCTGTCTCAAGGACGAGTCGGACAATATGGTCAAGGCGGCTTTGCTCGCCTTAAGCGGACAGACGGACGTCGCGCTGACGCCCGCCCTGCTTCCGCTCGTTGACAGTCATGACAAAGAGATCCGGGCCCTCGCGGTCAAAATGCTCGTTCGCGCCGGACATGCGCTGACCGAGAACAACATCCGCGAATGGATCAAGGATCCGGAATGGGAGATCCGAGCCGCTGTGGCAGAAGCGCTCGGACATTCCAAGAACACGGATCGAATCCCGGTGCTCAAGCAAGCATTGACCGATTCCAATTGGTGGGTTCGCTACTACAGTGCGAACAGCCTGTCCAATATGGGGGATGAAGGCTTCCATGCGCTGTGCGAAGCAGCACTGGAGACCGACGATCACTTCAAGTCGGACATGGCGAAAGATCGCATACACAAGGAGCTTCTGCGCGAACACTTCTTTGCCGGCCGGCGAGAGCAGGGTGCCGGATATCAGCCGAAGCGGATCATCTATGAGCAGTATTTCGGCGAGGCCGCGATCGCTCCGCTACTTGGCAGGGTAGGAGGCGATTATTCTGCTTAG
- a CDS encoding Gfo/Idh/MocA family protein, which translates to MLRIGIIGLDTSHVTAFTALLNDATHPYHVPGGQVVAAYQGGTPGLELSMSRLKAYTDELIGQYSVTLVPDLPSLAEQCDVLLLESVDGGVHEAQFAAVAPFAKPVFIDKPLALSTASASRIADLAARYGTPVMSSSALRYAEALTSAVKEVTAEAEGGPYVQGVDAFGPTPRGDGAPGLFYYGIHCAEMLYAAMGPGCREVRAEAIPGGECITARWEDGRMATIRGRQGGPFGALVHGERQSRYADVAADAKPFYASLLERVMTFFQTRAPDVPLAETLELIAFLEAANASLAENRTVRLP; encoded by the coding sequence ATGCTCCGGATCGGAATTATCGGACTCGATACATCCCACGTCACGGCCTTCACTGCGCTGTTGAATGACGCCACTCATCCCTATCATGTGCCAGGCGGGCAGGTCGTTGCCGCCTATCAAGGCGGGACGCCTGGGCTGGAGCTAAGCATGTCCCGTTTGAAAGCGTATACAGATGAGCTCATCGGGCAATACAGCGTCACTCTCGTGCCGGATCTCCCGTCATTGGCGGAGCAATGCGATGTCCTGCTGCTGGAGTCGGTCGACGGCGGCGTGCATGAAGCGCAGTTCGCGGCGGTGGCGCCCTTCGCCAAGCCCGTCTTCATCGACAAGCCGCTGGCGCTCTCCACCGCCTCCGCCAGCCGCATCGCAGACCTCGCCGCCCGTTACGGCACGCCGGTGATGAGCAGCTCCGCGCTGCGCTATGCGGAAGCGCTTACCTCGGCGGTGAAGGAAGTGACTGCGGAGGCGGAAGGCGGGCCCTATGTGCAAGGCGTGGACGCCTTCGGCCCGACGCCGCGGGGAGATGGCGCGCCAGGGCTGTTCTATTACGGCATCCACTGTGCGGAGATGCTGTACGCGGCCATGGGGCCCGGCTGCCGGGAAGTCCGGGCGGAAGCGATTCCCGGCGGGGAGTGCATTACCGCCCGCTGGGAAGACGGGCGCATGGCGACGATCCGCGGCCGCCAGGGCGGACCGTTCGGCGCGCTCGTTCATGGCGAGCGCCAATCGCGCTATGCGGATGTGGCGGCCGATGCCAAGCCATTCTATGCGAGCCTGCTGGAACGGGTCATGACGTTCTTCCAGACCCGGGCGCCGGACGTCCCGCTCGCGGAGACGCTGGAGCTTATCGCCTTCCTGGAAGCGGCCAATGCAAGCCTCGCCGAGAATCGTACGGTAAGGCTGCCTTAG
- a CDS encoding metallophosphoesterase family protein: MRIGIVSDTHMPHRGQKLPRALAKGLRGVDLILHAGDWTSSSVIPMFESLAPVDGVAGNNDGTAIVKRFGRRKIIEAGGIRIGLVHGDGAGRSAKDTAFHTFRNQGVDIIVFGHSHIPYMEEREGILLFNPGSPTDKRLQPKYSYGLLDIGEDQSLQLHHVYYRSKE, from the coding sequence ATGCGCATCGGAATCGTGTCGGATACCCATATGCCCCATCGGGGACAGAAGCTGCCTCGCGCTCTGGCCAAAGGGCTGCGCGGCGTTGACCTCATCCTGCATGCGGGAGACTGGACATCGTCAAGCGTCATCCCGATGTTCGAGTCGCTGGCCCCGGTTGACGGCGTCGCCGGGAATAATGACGGTACGGCTATTGTGAAGCGCTTCGGCCGCCGCAAAATCATCGAGGCTGGCGGTATCCGGATAGGCCTCGTTCATGGGGACGGGGCAGGACGATCGGCGAAGGATACCGCCTTCCACACTTTCCGCAATCAAGGTGTCGATATCATTGTCTTCGGCCATTCGCATATCCCGTATATGGAAGAAAGGGAGGGGATTCTGCTCTTCAATCCCGGCTCCCCGACGGACAAACGGCTTCAACCGAAGTATTCGTACGGCTTATTGGATATCGGAGAGGATCAGTCCCTCCAGCTTCACCATGTCTACTACCGCAGCAAGGAGTAA
- a CDS encoding cytochrome P450 yields the protein MEWAREHDLLPLSHFAKMRAESPLALENDVWNVYRYDRLKEIFADHDHFSSSAMTEEKAPIEFSILRTDPPKHRQLRTLVTTAFTPRAIEEMIPRIEAVTHELLDKAAQEGRMDAVREFTGPLPVIIIAEMLGIPASDREQFREWSDALVSNDYERYVHCQKEMSVYFEAIAAERRHNPQDDLITRLVHATAGGEPLSSIELIGFCILLLVAGNETTTNLLSSALLCFDSDREAWSDVREERSLLPGALEEVLRYASPVQVMERRIKEDVEIDGQLLKEGQYVLLWIGSANHDESVFEKPSVFNIRRHPNPHVAFGHGIHFCLGAQLARLEAKIALNALLDRFPNYRRDRSCRLERLDSQLVFGVKSLPLILS from the coding sequence ATGGAGTGGGCACGTGAACATGATTTGCTGCCGCTGTCTCATTTTGCGAAAATGCGGGCGGAGAGTCCGCTGGCGCTGGAGAATGATGTGTGGAATGTGTACCGGTATGATCGGCTCAAGGAGATTTTTGCCGATCATGATCATTTCTCATCGAGTGCGATGACGGAGGAGAAGGCGCCGATCGAATTCAGCATTTTGCGTACCGATCCGCCGAAGCATCGCCAGCTGCGTACGCTCGTAACGACAGCATTCACGCCCCGGGCGATTGAAGAGATGATTCCGCGCATCGAAGCGGTGACGCATGAGCTGCTGGATAAGGCGGCACAGGAGGGGCGGATGGATGCGGTGCGCGAGTTCACCGGTCCGCTTCCGGTCATAATCATTGCGGAGATGCTCGGCATTCCGGCCAGCGATCGCGAACAATTCCGGGAATGGTCGGACGCGCTGGTGAGCAATGACTATGAGCGCTATGTCCATTGCCAGAAGGAGATGTCCGTCTACTTCGAAGCGATTGCCGCAGAGCGCCGCCACAATCCGCAGGACGATCTCATCACCCGGCTAGTGCATGCGACCGCCGGCGGGGAGCCGCTGTCCTCCATCGAACTGATCGGCTTCTGCATTCTGCTGCTCGTCGCGGGCAACGAGACGACGACGAATCTTCTCTCCTCAGCCCTGCTCTGCTTCGACAGCGACCGCGAGGCCTGGAGCGATGTCCGAGAGGAGCGCTCGCTATTGCCAGGGGCGCTCGAGGAGGTGCTGCGCTATGCGTCGCCCGTCCAGGTTATGGAACGCCGCATTAAGGAGGATGTAGAGATCGATGGACAGCTATTGAAGGAGGGGCAATATGTGCTCCTCTGGATCGGTTCGGCCAATCATGACGAATCGGTCTTCGAGAAGCCATCCGTCTTCAATATCCGCCGCCATCCGAACCCGCATGTCGCGTTTGGCCACGGCATTCACTTCTGCCTCGGCGCTCAGCTCGCCCGGCTGGAGGCGAAGATTGCCCTGAACGCGTTGCTTGACCGCTTCCCGAACTACCGCCGCGATCGCTCCTGCCGGCTGGAACGCCTTGACAGCCAGCTTGTGTTCGGCGTGAAGTCCCTGCCGCTTATTCTGTCATAA
- a CDS encoding acetyl-CoA acetyltransferase encodes MYQSYSAHDSSSPHQQAIYQAEPSTVQTLHSIRARVQYVGHMYKKRYVRIQTIDGHVYDGVIVNVDQGFLYLHTRMPMDRRAFPGSAAYSDVILPLVLYQLLVISLLYT; translated from the coding sequence TTGTATCAGTCATATTCAGCCCATGATTCCTCGTCCCCGCATCAACAAGCTATCTATCAGGCGGAGCCAAGTACGGTGCAAACCTTGCATTCCATACGGGCACGGGTCCAGTATGTCGGCCATATGTATAAGAAGCGGTATGTGCGGATTCAGACGATAGACGGTCATGTGTACGATGGCGTTATTGTGAATGTTGACCAGGGCTTTCTCTATCTGCACACCCGGATGCCGATGGATCGACGGGCATTCCCCGGTTCAGCGGCTTATAGTGATGTCATTTTGCCGCTTGTTCTGTATCAATTACTGGTTATTTCGTTATTGTATACGTGA
- a CDS encoding AfsR/SARP family transcriptional regulator produces the protein MLHHRGRQVRKEILLELLWPDMNAKKGYAQLYTAIYQVRKALEPYLDQMKIINCEDSYMLVLQDVVIDCVQWEQETEALPPVGQDKILAYRELLQQYSGDYLADCSYLWAEGERQRLRSLWLHLVNEVADYYVADNDFPAALEVYHRQVNVYPRIESGYYMLMRLYAELGDRNAVEATYAKLCDMTQNEFGIPPQAAYQS, from the coding sequence TTGCTGCATCATCGGGGACGGCAGGTTCGCAAAGAAATTCTTCTCGAGCTGCTATGGCCGGACATGAATGCCAAGAAAGGGTATGCCCAATTGTATACGGCCATTTATCAAGTGCGCAAAGCATTGGAGCCTTACCTCGACCAGATGAAGATCATCAACTGCGAGGACAGTTATATGCTGGTCCTCCAAGACGTGGTCATCGACTGCGTGCAATGGGAGCAGGAGACAGAAGCGCTGCCTCCTGTTGGTCAGGATAAGATTCTGGCCTATCGGGAGCTGCTGCAGCAGTACAGCGGCGATTATTTGGCCGATTGCAGTTACTTGTGGGCGGAGGGAGAACGGCAGCGCCTTCGCTCCTTGTGGCTCCATCTCGTGAACGAGGTGGCTGACTACTACGTGGCTGACAACGATTTCCCGGCTGCGCTCGAGGTCTATCACCGTCAGGTCAATGTCTATCCTCGAATTGAATCCGGCTACTACATGCTGATGCGGTTATACGCGGAGTTGGGGGACCGGAATGCGGTGGAAGCCACCTATGCCAAGCTGTGCGACATGACGCAGAACGAGTTCGGGATTCCGCCGCAAGCGGCCTATCAATCATGA
- a CDS encoding D-alanine--D-alanine ligase: MEQERKLRVGLIYGGKSGEHEVSMATAFAVMGAMDYGKYEILPFYITKKGEWRVGTWRDRPFANQEELTLESLRGGTVTAMEMLFAGIDSAEGASEDGVSRRQRRQIDVIFPLLHGTNGEDGTIQGLFEMAGIPYVGAGVLASSVGMDKAVMKQVFAQAGLPQCKYEYFLHWEWDQKQAEIMDRVQTELGYPCFVKPANLGSSVGISKARDAAELKQAIEFALQYDRKIIVEEFVDAREVEVSVLGNDEPQASIPGEIISSNEFYDYKAKYIDGKSEIAIPAPLDEELLERIREMALQAYRAIDGSGLSRVDFFVRRSDMAVLINEVNTMPGFTPISMYPILWQEMGITYPALLDRLIQLALERFEMKQKLQYENV; encoded by the coding sequence ATGGAACAAGAACGCAAATTGCGCGTCGGACTCATCTACGGCGGCAAATCAGGGGAACATGAAGTATCGATGGCTACAGCCTTTGCGGTGATGGGAGCGATGGATTACGGCAAGTATGAGATCCTTCCTTTTTATATTACGAAAAAGGGAGAGTGGCGGGTCGGCACATGGCGGGACCGGCCGTTCGCGAACCAAGAGGAACTGACGCTGGAATCGCTTAGAGGGGGAACCGTAACGGCGATGGAGATGCTGTTCGCGGGCATAGACAGCGCAGAAGGGGCGTCGGAGGACGGCGTGAGCCGGCGCCAGAGGCGCCAGATCGATGTAATATTCCCGCTTCTGCACGGCACGAACGGCGAAGACGGCACTATCCAGGGACTGTTCGAGATGGCCGGCATCCCGTATGTCGGAGCGGGGGTGCTCGCCTCTTCCGTCGGAATGGACAAAGCCGTCATGAAGCAAGTCTTTGCCCAAGCGGGATTGCCTCAGTGCAAATACGAGTATTTTCTTCACTGGGAGTGGGATCAGAAGCAAGCGGAGATTATGGACCGGGTGCAGACTGAGCTGGGCTATCCATGCTTCGTGAAGCCGGCCAATCTTGGGTCCTCGGTCGGTATTTCCAAAGCCCGCGATGCAGCGGAATTGAAGCAGGCGATTGAGTTCGCGCTGCAATACGATCGGAAGATTATTGTAGAGGAATTCGTTGACGCACGGGAAGTTGAAGTGAGTGTTCTTGGCAATGACGAGCCGCAAGCGTCCATACCGGGGGAGATTATCTCGTCTAACGAATTTTATGATTATAAGGCAAAATATATCGACGGCAAATCAGAAATCGCTATCCCTGCGCCCCTGGACGAGGAACTGCTGGAGCGCATCCGCGAGATGGCGCTGCAGGCATACCGTGCCATCGACGGCTCCGGACTGTCGCGCGTGGACTTCTTCGTCCGCCGTTCCGACATGGCCGTCCTAATTAATGAAGTCAATACGATGCCAGGCTTCACTCCGATCAGCATGTACCCGATCTTATGGCAGGAGATGGGCATCACGTATCCGGCTCTGCTCGATCGTCTCATTCAGCTTGCTCTGGAGCGCTTCGAGATGAAGCAGAAGCTGCAATACGAGAACGTATAG
- a CDS encoding amidase domain-containing protein, with the protein MRHDWKTTLYLYVDQHNRSEIDERPRAIQAPVTDMEHALLTSERARRLVSWYESRGASPTKCETKAKLLRTHEADQEVTVDLEFHIRRGYEQKGLPLKDERIERERLTLLKEGTGWVVSKVEVPVPERRGQQLVGAEQDRASRSNRSLPLLNRNVLGPPGSLRAIPYRRDKAVAYADEWWNEPNPRFLSFEVDCTNYISQCLFAGSAPMNYTGRRDSGWWYKGMVNGQEAWSYSWAVANSLERHLTNNTYGLRAELVEHPSDLQLGDVIAYDWDGNGHYQHTTIVTAFDANGMPLVNAHTVSSRHRYWDYQDSYAWTEATRYRFFHIVNAF; encoded by the coding sequence ATGCGTCACGATTGGAAAACGACTCTTTATTTGTACGTAGATCAGCATAATCGTTCTGAGATCGACGAACGGCCCCGGGCCATCCAGGCACCGGTGACCGACATGGAACATGCGCTCCTCACGAGCGAACGGGCGCGGAGGCTGGTCTCGTGGTACGAGAGCAGGGGGGCCAGTCCGACCAAGTGCGAGACGAAGGCGAAGCTCCTGCGCACCCATGAGGCCGATCAGGAGGTTACGGTAGACCTCGAATTCCATATCCGGCGAGGCTATGAGCAGAAGGGGCTGCCTCTGAAGGATGAGAGAATTGAGAGAGAACGGCTGACCTTGCTCAAGGAAGGAACCGGGTGGGTCGTGTCCAAGGTGGAGGTTCCGGTGCCGGAGAGGCGGGGACAGCAGCTCGTCGGAGCTGAGCAGGATCGGGCATCGCGTTCGAACCGCTCGCTGCCGCTGTTGAACCGGAATGTGCTTGGGCCGCCCGGCTCGCTGCGGGCCATCCCGTACCGCCGCGACAAAGCAGTCGCCTATGCGGATGAATGGTGGAATGAACCGAACCCGCGTTTCCTTAGCTTCGAGGTCGATTGCACCAATTATATCTCGCAATGTCTCTTTGCAGGCAGCGCACCGATGAACTATACTGGTAGAAGAGATTCGGGCTGGTGGTATAAAGGCATGGTTAACGGCCAGGAAGCGTGGAGCTACAGTTGGGCGGTCGCCAACAGTTTGGAGCGGCATTTGACGAACAACACGTACGGCCTGCGGGCCGAACTGGTCGAGCATCCGAGTGATCTGCAGCTCGGTGACGTGATCGCGTATGATTGGGACGGCAACGGCCATTACCAGCATACGACCATTGTCACCGCCTTCGATGCGAACGGCATGCCGCTGGTGAACGCTCACACGGTAAGCAGCCGCCACCGGTACTGGGATTACCAGGACTCGTATGCATGGACGGAAGCGACGCGGTACCGCTTTTTCCATATTGTCAATGCATTTTAG